From a single Nocardioides panacis genomic region:
- a CDS encoding FadR/GntR family transcriptional regulator, whose protein sequence is MSEAHFVALDGRLHRQVAEASGNPLLLHVWDSISPQFEEYSLKVIGMPGRLQRAHADHCGIVDAILDRDCALAAQRAHDHVAAVQLELQNAHDTTP, encoded by the coding sequence ATCAGCGAGGCCCACTTCGTCGCTCTCGACGGCCGGCTGCACCGCCAGGTCGCCGAGGCGAGCGGCAACCCCCTGCTGCTGCACGTGTGGGACTCGATCTCACCCCAGTTCGAGGAGTACTCGCTGAAGGTCATCGGCATGCCGGGCCGCCTCCAACGAGCGCATGCCGACCACTGCGGCATCGTCGACGCCATCCTCGACCGCGACTGTGCGCTGGCCGCCCAGCGCGCTCACGACCACGTGGCCGCCGTACAGCTGGAGCTCCAGAACGCCCACGACACGACGCCCTGA